DNA from Syntrophorhabdaceae bacterium:
ACCTGAAACCTTGGACATCTGCATGAGAGACATGATGCCTTCCTGCATCCTTGCGCCGCCCGATGAACAGAAAAGGATAACCGGCAGCCTGTCTTTCACTCCCTGTTCAAGTGTCCTCGTAATCTTCTCACCCACAACGGAGCCCAGGCTGCCACCCATGAAGGTAAAATCAAAGATCGCTGCGAGCACATCGAGACCATTAATGACAGCTCTTCCGCACATCATTGCGTCACTTCTTCTGGTTGTTTCCTTCGTCTCGACGAGTCTCACTTTATATGGCTTGGTATCCTTGAACTTGAGAAAATCAACAGGTTCAACATCCGTATAAAGCTCCGTGAAGCTCGCCTTGTCGAACATCAGCGCAACCCTCACATCGACATTGATGGGGAAATGATAGAGACATTTGGGGCACACGTGCTGGTTTCTCTCTACCTCTTTTCTGTAGAGAAGTTCCTGGCAGGAACTGCAC
Protein-coding regions in this window:
- the accD gene encoding acetyl-CoA carboxylase, carboxyltransferase subunit beta, which produces MGFFSRKDKEKKPHKEIDIQREIKKAEKDESLWIKCSSCQELLYRKEVERNQHVCPKCLYHFPINVDVRVALMFDKASFTELYTDVEPVDFLKFKDTKPYKVRLVETKETTRRSDAMMCGRAVINGLDVLAAIFDFTFMGGSLGSVVGEKITRTLEQGVKDRLPVILFCSSGGARMQEGIMSLMQMSKVSGAIYNLKSQGLPYITVLTDPTLGGVTASMGMLGDVIIAEPKAMIGFAGPRVIKETIKEELPHGFQRAEYLLEHGMIDMIVPRKELKKRLYTLLSHIT